One region of Miscanthus floridulus cultivar M001 chromosome 19, ASM1932011v1, whole genome shotgun sequence genomic DNA includes:
- the LOC136528616 gene encoding heat shock factor-binding protein-like codes for MASSNSGIPIKAEQDSDGSAQSTADMTAFVQNLLIQMQTRFQAMSENIISKIDEMGARIDELEQSINDLKAEMGSEGMPTPSKTKEDSKPSDSSA; via the exons ATGGCGAGTTCCAACTCCGGCATCCCTATCAAG GCAGAACAAGATTCGGATGGCTCGGCACAAAGCACAGCTGATATGACCGCTTTT GTGCAAAACCTTCTAATCCAGATG CAAACCAGGTTCCAAGCTATGTCGGAGAACATCATTTCAAAGA TAGATGAAATGGGTGCGAGAATTGATGAATTGGAACAGAGCATCAATGACCTCAAGGCTGAGATGGGCAGTGAAGGGATGCCGACGCCATCTAAGACAAAGGAAGACTCAAAACCTTCAGATAGCTCTGCATGA